The DNA window TTTCAAGGTTAAGACGAATTTTAAAATATCCatttttcaaaaaagaaaaaaggtcaCTTTCACAAGATTGATGTCATTTTGTAGATATTGGGAACCATTGTTGCAGTTCCAAAACAAGCTTGGGGGAAAGGGGGTGGCGATGGTGATGCGTGGATCTTGTTTCATCAAGTTCAAGGCCTTTCTGTTGTGGGAAATGGGAAAGGTGTATTTGATGGCCAAGGTGCTTCTTGGTGGCCCCGTGTAAGTTTATATGATCGAGCTTCTTTCGTTCGGCAATAAACATCTTACCTTTTGACGGCTTGAGTTTTGAGAAATATGGATGGAAAGAGTTAGTTGAACTTAAGTCAAACTTAGtttaacaaattttaaaaatcaactATTTGATTGTTTCTCATAGTATTCTCTTAAATGTTCTGACTCGTTTTATTCTTCTCTCTTCAGGAACGTAAAAATGATTCACCAACAGTAAGTTCAAGATTGAGCAGCTTTTACAAATCAGTTATAATCAGCATCTAAATACTAACAATATATGTATCCTATGATAAAATCAATTTCAGGCATTGAGATTTTCTCATTGCGACAACCTTAGTGTGAGCGGATTGAAACATATGAATAGCCAAAAAAACCACATTTCAATAAATGGATGCAATCATGCGAATATTTCAAATCTCCATATTACTGCACCTGGAACTAGTCCTAACACAGATGGCATTGACATAAGTTCTTCAACAAATCTTTCCATCCAAGATTGTGTTATGGCAACGGGTATATTCAACCCTCccttttcaaaattcaaatttttgttAGTAGTAGTTTTATCTGTACAATATAATCGCCGTTGCCCTGATAGGGGACGACTGCATCGCGATCAATGGAGGCACTTCTGGTGTTAAGATTTCAAGGATCACATGTGGTCCTGGTCATGGTATAAGGTTATAATTCTTTgtttttgatcccttaattagtTTCCGCATTGTGTCTTCAATAGAATTATGTACTAAGAGATATTCATGTCATGTTGTTGATTCTTTCAGCATTGGGAGTTTAGGTAAAAATGGGAAACACGAAGAAGTTGAAAGAATACTTGTAGAAAACTGCACATTTATTAAGACCCAAAATGGTGTGAGGATCAAATCATGGCAGGTAAGATAAAAGCAAATCGATGTAGTAGTATTCAACACATGTGAttataataaaatcaaacttATAAGAGCAATTGATATTATGAAGGGAGGGGCAGGTTTTGCAAAGAACATCACATTTTCCAACATAAACTTGGAATCAGCTGACAATCCTATTATCATAGACCAATACTACTGTCCTCACAAAACATGTGATACCAAGGTAAATTCTCAATCTAATAAAAATGGTGATCAAATAGGCAATTAATTTGAAATGTTGATCATACAAGG is part of the Salvia splendens isolate huo1 chromosome 6, SspV2, whole genome shotgun sequence genome and encodes:
- the LOC121809178 gene encoding probable polygalacturonase At3g15720, whose translation is MGSIFELSVVKCARSKGSDSGTSTTFDVTKFGAIGNGKTDDAKAFTSAWEAACNKGLGTSKITVPSGKTFLVSAIKFAGPCKSRSITFEILGTIVAVPKQAWGKGGGDGDAWILFHQVQGLSVVGNGKGVFDGQGASWWPRERKNDSPTALRFSHCDNLSVSGLKHMNSQKNHISINGCNHANISNLHITAPGTSPNTDGIDISSSTNLSIQDCVMATGDDCIAINGGTSGVKISRITCGPGHGISIGSLGKNGKHEEVERILVENCTFIKTQNGVRIKSWQGGAGFAKNITFSNINLESADNPIIIDQYYCPHKTCDTKDGAVKVSGVKYIGVRGTTVAKDATIDLKCSKTVPCTDIEFSNINIKSVGGHADSAKAKCTNAQGTARSCTPPIHCVKT